Proteins from one Impatiens glandulifera chromosome 2, dImpGla2.1, whole genome shotgun sequence genomic window:
- the LOC124927855 gene encoding WAT1-related protein At2g39510-like encodes MGSWLEILSKSKVYLCVIFLQFGLAGMSIIAKSALNQGMNHYTFAVYRNAIAAIVFAPFAMVLERKVSPRMTLSIWTKIMLLGLLEPVLDQNLYYNGIKYTTASFGAAMGNILPALVFVMAWLLRLENVEVKKVWSQAQIVGTLVTLGGAMIMTLVKGPNLGLPWTQHQETYNVSSSSESNQDNNIKGSLMIIAGCFCWASFYILQAITLKSYPASLSLTTLICLTGSLQGTVVTLFSQRGNAQIWSLHFDSKLLAALYGGVICSGVNYYISLQVMKEKGPVFVTSFNPLSMVLVTIMGSFFLSEQINLGRVVGSLVIVAGLYMVMWGKSKEKRSLNNKQEINHIALVDLLGNDKNEEDEKKEISKTEVNNNSVKVLSIDEAV; translated from the exons ATGGGATCATGGCTTGAAATATTAAGTAAATCTAAAGTATATTTGTGTGTGATCTTCCTGCAATTTGGGCTGGCTGGGATGTCCATAATTGCCAAGTCTGCTCTAAACCAGGGTATGAACCATTACACTTTTGCTGTCTATCGGAATGCTATTGCAGCTATCGTCTTCGCCCCTTTTGCCATGGTCCTAGAAAG GAAAGTAAGTCCAAGGATGACTCTATCTATTTGGACCAAGATTATGTTGCTGGGGCTATTAGA GCCGGTTCTAGATCAGAACTTGTATTATAATGGGATTAAGTACACAACAGCAAGTTTTGGAGCAGCCATGGGAAATATTCTTCCAGCTCTCGTATTTGTAATGGCTTGGTTACTCAG GCTTGAGAATGTCGAAGTCAAGAAAGTATGGAGTCAGGCCCAGATTGTGGGTACCTTAGTTACACTTGGAGGAGCTATGATTATGACATTAGTCAAAGGTCCAAACTTGGGTTTACCATGGACCCAACACCAAGAAACATATAAtgtctcttcttcttctgaatCAAACCAAGACAACAACATCAAGGGCTCTCTTATGATCATAGCTGGTTGTTTCTGCTGGGCTAGTTTCTACATTTTACAA gcAATCACCTTGAAATCTTATCCAGCTTCACTTTCTCTCACGACACTGATCTGCCTAACGGGATCATTACAAGGGACTGTTGTTACACTCTTTTCCCAGAGAGGAAATGCCCAGATTTGGTCTTTGCACTTTGACTCCAAGCTTTTAGCTGCCCTTTATGGA GGGGTTATCTGTTCAGGCGTTAACTATTATATTTCATTACAAGTGATGAAGGAGAAAGGACCTGTCTTTGTAACTTCATTCAACCCTCTCAGCATGGTCCTTGTTACCATAATGggttctttttttctttctgagCAAATCAACCTGGGAAG GGTTGTAGGATCACTTGTAATAGTTGCTGGATTATATATGGTCATGTGGGGTAAAAGTAAGGAGAAAAGGAGCTTAAATAATAAGCAAGAGATCAATCATATAGCTCTTGTTGACCTTCTGGGCaatgataaaaatgaagaagatgagaaaaaaGAGATTTCAAAAACAGAGGTTAATAATAATTCTGTAAAAGTATTGTCTATTGATGAAGCAGTTTGA